From Amycolatopsis cihanbeyliensis, a single genomic window includes:
- a CDS encoding sirohydrochlorin chelatase, whose protein sequence is MTPPLVAVAHGSRDARSAATVRALVDLVRTRTPEAEVRVAFLDLSEPRVGEVLAELHTEGHREAVIVPLLLGSAYHARVDLPALVEELTGRLPRLRVTIADVLGTDPALAELTRDRLRDTGVDLADPALGVVLAAVGSSSAAANEGVARLAHRWQAARGGPVAPAFASATKPDVPAAIARLRARGAVRFAVACWFLAPGLLPDRIAGLARQADPGVPIAAPLGAEPRVADLVVRRYDAALAGQVRSA, encoded by the coding sequence GCCAGGTCGGCGGCCACCGTGCGCGCGCTGGTGGACCTGGTGCGCACCCGTACGCCCGAGGCCGAGGTCCGGGTGGCCTTCCTCGACCTCTCCGAGCCGAGGGTGGGTGAGGTGCTGGCCGAGCTGCACACCGAGGGCCACCGCGAGGCGGTGATCGTGCCGCTGCTGCTGGGCAGCGCGTATCACGCCCGGGTGGACCTTCCCGCCCTCGTCGAGGAGCTGACCGGGCGGCTGCCCCGGCTCCGGGTGACCATCGCCGACGTGCTCGGCACCGATCCCGCGCTGGCCGAGCTGACGCGGGACCGGCTGCGGGACACCGGTGTCGACCTCGCCGATCCGGCGCTCGGTGTGGTGCTCGCCGCCGTCGGATCGTCCAGCGCGGCGGCCAACGAGGGCGTTGCGCGGCTGGCGCACCGGTGGCAGGCGGCCCGCGGGGGTCCGGTCGCGCCCGCCTTCGCCAGTGCGACCAAGCCGGACGTACCCGCCGCGATCGCTCGACTGCGTGCCCGCGGCGCGGTCCGGTTCGCGGTCGCCTGCTGGTTCCTCGCCCCCGGACTGCTGCCCGACCGGATCGCCGGACTGGCAAGGCAGGCCGACCCGGGTGTGCCGATCGCCGCGCCGCTCGGCGCCGAACCCCGGGTCGCCGACCTGGTGGTGCGCCGCTACGACGCCGCACTGGCCGGCCAGGTCCGCTCCGCCTGA